A window from Oncorhynchus keta strain PuntledgeMale-10-30-2019 unplaced genomic scaffold, Oket_V2 Un_scaffold_1526_pilon_pilon, whole genome shotgun sequence encodes these proteins:
- the LOC127927551 gene encoding uncharacterized protein LOC127927551 isoform X1 — translation MEMAEWWRGKAGGGLPYMEYGDGRVVEREGWWWPALYGVWRWKSGGEGRLVVACPIWSMEMAEWWRGKAGGGLPYMEYGDGRVVEREGWWWPALYGVWRWQSGGEGRLVVACPIWSMEMAEWWRGKAGGGLPYMEYGDGRVVEREGWWWPALYGVWRWQSGGEGRLVVACPIWSMEMAEWWRGKAGGGLPYMEYGDGRVVEREGWWWPALYGVWRWQSGGEGRLVVACPIWSMEMAEWWRGKAGGGLPYMEYGDETLSTVYRGETTLKQDVRNVMVMLLLTLKWPSLETEQHLSCITWPISNSIYKHHK, via the exons ATGGAGAtggcagagtggtggagagggaagGCTGGTGGTGGCCTGCCCTATATGGAGTATGGAGATGGaagagtggtggagagggaagGCTGGTGGTGGCCTGCCCTATATGGAGTATGGAGATGGaagagtggtggagagggaagGCTGGTGGTGGCCTGCCCTATATGGAGTATGGAGAtggcagagtggtggagagggaag GCTGGTGGTGGCCTGCCCTATATGGAGTATGGAGATGGaagagtggtggagagggaagGCTGGTGGTGGCCTGCCCTATATGGAGTATGGAGAtggcagagtggtggagagggaagGTTGGTGGTGGCCTGCCCTATATGGAGTATGGAGAtggcagagtggtggagagggaagGCTGGTGGTGGCCTGCCCTATATGGAGTATGGAGAtggcagagtggtggagagggaagGCTGGTGGTGGCCTGCCCTATATGGAGTATGGAGAtggcagagtggtggagagggaag GCTGGTGGTGGCCTGCCCTATATGGAGTATGGAGAtggcagagtggtggagagggaagGCTGGTGGTGGCCTGCCCTATATGGAGTATGGAGAtggcagagtggtggagagggaagGCTGGTGGTGGCCTGCCCTATATGGAGTATGGAGAtggcagagtggtggagagggaagGCTGGTGGTGGCCTGCCCTATATGGAGTATGGAGAtggcagagtggtggagagggaagGCTGGTGGTGGCCTGCCCTATATGGAGTATGGAGATGAAACACTTTCTACTGTATACCGAGGAGAGACGACGCTGAAACAAGATGTCAGGAATGTAATGGTAATGCTTCTACTAACACTCAAATGGCCGAGCTTGGAGACAGAACAACATCTCAGCTGCATAACGTGGCCGATCAGTAACAGTATCTACAAACACCACAAATGA
- the LOC127927551 gene encoding uncharacterized protein LOC127927551 isoform X4: MEMAEWWRGKAGGGLPYMEYGDGRVVEREGWWWPALYGVWRWKSGGEGRLVVACPIWSMEMAEWWRGKVGGGLPYMEYGDGRVVEREGWWWPALYGVWRWKSGGEGRLVVACPIWSMEMAEWWRGKVGGGLPYMEYGDGRVVEREGWWWPALYGVWRWQSGGEGRLVVACPIWSMEMAEWWRGKAGGGLPYMEYGDGRVVEREGWWWPALYGVWRWQSGGEGRLVVACPIWSMEMAEWWRGKAGGGLPYMEYGDGRVVEREGWWWPALYGVWR; this comes from the exons ATGGAGAtggcagagtggtggagagggaagGCTGGTGGTGGCCTGCCCTATATGGAGTATGGAGATGGaagagtggtggagagggaagGCTGGTGGTGGCCTGCCCTATATGGAGTATGGAGATGGaagagtggtggagagggaagGCTGGTGGTGGCCTGCCCTATATGGAGTATGGAGAtggcagagtggtggagagggaagGTTGGTGGTGGCCTGCCCTATATGGAGTATGGAGATGGaagagtggtggagagggaagGCTGGTGGTGGCCTGCCCTATATGGAGTATGGAGATGGaagagtggtggagagggaagGCTGGTGGTGGCCTGCCCTATATGGAGTATGGAGAtggcagagtggtggagagggaagGTTGGTGGTGGCCTGCCCTATATGGAGTATGGAGAtggcagagtggtggagagggaagGCTGGTGGTGGCCTGCCCTATATGGAGTATGGAGAtggcagagtggtggagagggaagGCTGGTGGTGGCCTGCCCTATATGGAGTATGGAGAtggcagagtggtggagagggaag GCTGGTGGTGGCCTGCCCTATATGGAGTATGGAGAtggcagagtggtggagagggaagGCTGGTGGTGGCCTGCCCTATATGGAGTATGGAGAtggcagagtggtggagagggaagGCTGGTGGTGGCCTGCCCTATATGGAGTATGGAGAtggcagagtggtggagagggaagGCTGGTGGTGGCCTGCCCTATATGGAGTATGGAGAtggcagagtggtggagagggaagGCTGGTGGTGGCCTGCCCTATATGGAGTATGGAGATGA
- the LOC127927551 gene encoding uncharacterized protein LOC127927551 isoform X3 has product MWWRGKAGGGLPYMEYGDGRVVEREGWWWPALYGVWRWQSGGEGRLVVACPIWSMEMEEWWRGKAGGGLPYMEYGDGRVVEREGWWWPALYGVWRWQSGGEGRLVVACPIWSMEMAEWWRGKAGGGLPYMEYGDGRVVEREGWWWPALYGVWRWQSGGEGRLVVACPIWSMEMAEWWRGKAGGGLPYMEYGDGRVVEREGWWWPALYGVWRWQSGGEGRLVVACPIWSMEMAEWWRGKAGGGLPYMEYGDETLSTVYRGETTLKQDVRNVMVMLLLTLKWPSLETEQHLSCITWPISNSIYKHHK; this is encoded by the exons ATGTGGTGGAGAGGGAAG GCTGGTGGTGGCCTGCCCTATATGGAGTATGGAGATGGaagagtggtggagagggaagGCTGGTGGTGGCCTGCCCTATATGGAGTATGGAGAtggcagagtggtggagagggaagGTTGGTGGTGGCCTGCCCTATATGGAGTATGGAGATGGaagagtggtggagagggaagGCTGGTGGTGGCCTGCCCTATATGGAGTATGGAGATGGaagagtggtggagagggaagGCTGGTGGTGGCCTGCCCTATATGGAGTATGGAGAtggcagagtggtggagagggaagGTTGGTGGTGGCCTGCCCTATATGGAGTATGGAGAtggcagagtggtggagagggaagGCTGGTGGTGGCCTGCCCTATATGGAGTATGGAGAtggcagagtggtggagagggaagGCTGGTGGTGGCCTGCCCTATATGGAGTATGGAGAtggcagagtggtggagagggaag GCTGGTGGTGGCCTGCCCTATATGGAGTATGGAGAtggcagagtggtggagagggaagGCTGGTGGTGGCCTGCCCTATATGGAGTATGGAGAtggcagagtggtggagagggaagGCTGGTGGTGGCCTGCCCTATATGGAGTATGGAGAtggcagagtggtggagagggaagGCTGGTGGTGGCCTGCCCTATATGGAGTATGGAGAtggcagagtggtggagagggaagGCTGGTGGTGGCCTGCCCTATATGGAGTATGGAGATGAAACACTTTCTACTGTATACCGAGGAGAGACGACGCTGAAACAAGATGTCAGGAATGTAATGGTAATGCTTCTACTAACACTCAAATGGCCGAGCTTGGAGACAGAACAACATCTCAGCTGCATAACGTGGCCGATCAGTAACAGTATCTACAAACACCACAAATGA
- the LOC127927551 gene encoding uncharacterized protein LOC127927551 isoform X2, giving the protein MWWRGKVGGGLPYMEYGDGRVVEREGWWWPALYGVWRWKSGGEGRLVVACPIWSMEMEEWWRGKAGGGLPYMEYGDGRVVEREGWWWPALYGVWRWQSGGEGRLVVACPIWSMEMAEWWRGKAGGGLPYMEYGDGRVVEREGWWWPALYGVWRWQSGGEGRLVVACPIWSMEMAEWWRGKAGGGLPYMEYGDGRVVEREGWWWPALYGVWRWQSGGEGRLVVACPIWSMEMAEWWRGKAGGGLPYMEYGDETLSTVYRGETTLKQDVRNVMVMLLLTLKWPSLETEQHLSCITWPISNSIYKHHK; this is encoded by the exons ATGTGGTGGAGAGGGAAGGTTGGTGGTGGCCTGCCCTATATGGAGTATGGAGAtggcagagtggtggagagggaagGCTGGTGGTGGCCTGCCCTATATGGAGTATGGAGATGGaagagtggtggagagggaagGCTGGTGGTGGCCTGCCCTATATGGAGTATGGAGATGGaagagtggtggagagggaagGCTGGTGGTGGCCTGCCCTATATGGAGTATGGAGAtggcagagtggtggagagggaag GCTGGTGGTGGCCTGCCCTATATGGAGTATGGAGAtggcagagtggtggagagggaagGTTGGTGGTGGCCTGCCCTATATGGAGTATGGAGAtggcagagtggtggagagggaagGCTGGTGGTGGCCTGCCCTATATGGAGTATGGAGAtggcagagtggtggagagggaagGCTGGTGGTGGCCTGCCCTATATGGAGTATGGAGAtggcagagtggtggagagggaag GCTGGTGGTGGCCTGCCCTATATGGAGTATGGAGAtggcagagtggtggagagggaagGCTGGTGGTGGCCTGCCCTATATGGAGTATGGAGAtggcagagtggtggagagggaagGCTGGTGGTGGCCTGCCCTATATGGAGTATGGAGAtggcagagtggtggagagggaagGCTGGTGGTGGCCTGCCCTATATGGAGTATGGAGAtggcagagtggtggagagggaagGCTGGTGGTGGCCTGCCCTATATGGAGTATGGAGATGAAACACTTTCTACTGTATACCGAGGAGAGACGACGCTGAAACAAGATGTCAGGAATGTAATGGTAATGCTTCTACTAACACTCAAATGGCCGAGCTTGGAGACAGAACAACATCTCAGCTGCATAACGTGGCCGATCAGTAACAGTATCTACAAACACCACAAATGA